A single genomic interval of Mustelus asterias chromosome 25, sMusAst1.hap1.1, whole genome shotgun sequence harbors:
- the LOC144511885 gene encoding green-sensitive opsin-like has protein sequence MNGTEGENFYIPFSNKTGIVRSPYEFPQYYLAEPWKFSIIAAYVFLLMVIGLPINVLTLVVTFKHKKLRQPLNYILVNLAVANLFVMLFGFVVTFYTALHGYFVFGPIGCAVEGFFATLGGEVALWSLVVLAIERYIVVCKPMGNFRFGATHAFTGIGSTWILALACAGPPLVGWSRYIPEGFQCSCGPDYYTMNPHYNNKSYVIYMFVFYFLVPVALIFFSYGRLICKVKEAAAQQQESASTQKAEKEVTRMVILMVIGFMTAWLPYASVAFWIFMNQGAEFSATLMTIPAFFSKSSTIYNPIIYVLMNKQFRNCMITTLCCGKNPFGDDDSLASQSKTEVSSVSSNQVSPA, from the exons ATGAACGGCACAGAAGGGGAAAACTTTTACATCCCGTTTTCCAACAAGACTGGGATCGTTCGCAGTCCTTATGAGTTCCCTCAGTATTACCTGGCCGAACCCTGGAAGTTCTCCATCATTGCGGCTTACGTATTTCTGCTGATGGTCATCGGGCTGCCCATCAATGTTTTGACTCTGGTGGTCACTTTCAAGCACAAGAAACTAAGACAGCCTCTCAATTACATTTTAGTGAACCTGGCGGTGGCCAATCTGTTTGTGATGCTCTTTGGGTTTGTGGTCACGTTTTACACGGCCTTGCATGGCTACTTCGTATTTGGACCGATTGGCTGTGCGGTAGAGGGCTTCTTCGCCACTCTAGGCG GCGAAGTCGCCCTTTGGTCTCTGGTGGTCTTGGCTATAGAACGGTACATTGTGGTCTGCAAACCTATGGGGAATTTCAGGTTCGGAGCCACTCATGCCTTTACTGGAATTGGCAGCACTTGGATCCTGGCACTTGCCTGTGCCGGTCCTCCTCTGGTTGGTTGGTCCAG GTACATACCAGAAGGATTTCAGTGCTCATGTGGTCCAGATTACTACACCATGAATCCACATTACAACAATAAGTCTTACGTAATTTATATGTTTGTTTTTTATTTTCTGGTTCCAGTGGCCCTCATATTCTTTTCGTATGGAAGGTTGATATGTAAAGTAAAAGAG GCTGCAGCTCAGCAACAGGAGTCTGCCAGTACACAGAAGGCTGAAAAGGAAGTCACCCGCATGGTAATTTTAATGGTCATTGGTTTTATGACTGCTTGGTTACCATATGCCAGCGTTGCATTTTGGATCTTCATGAATCAAGGAGCAGAATTTTCCGCTACGCTCATGACAATTCCTGCATTCTTCTCCAAGAGTTCAACAATATATAATCCAATCATCTATGTGTTAATGAACAAGCAG TTCCGGAATTGTATGATTACCACCTTGTGCTGCGGGAAGAATCCATTTGGAGATGATGACTCTTTAGCATCACAAAGCAAGACAGAGGTTTCTTCAGTGTCATCTAATCAGGTTTCCCCAGCATAG